The Pseudomonas sp. LFM046 region TTATTGGCTTGCGTCATGTGGTTCCCCGTCGGCGAAAAGCCGAGTCCTCCAAACGATTTGTAGTGGGTACTGCGACCCCCTACCGCGAAAAAAGTGCGCGCGATTATGCCAGAAAAGCCCGCTTTGGGTAGAAACCTCCTGTCAGCCGGGCATATTCCTGACCGATTATCGCACTACGGTCACGCAGCGACCCTGCGGGCACACTACATACCTCAGTGGCGCGTTTCCGAGGGCGCCGCACTGCCGCCACCGGCGAACAGCTGGGCGATATCCGCCGCGTCGAAGCTGTAGCGCTGGTTGCAGAACTGGCAGTCGATCACCACGGTGCCGCCGCTTTCCTGCAGCAGGGCTTCAGCGTCTTCCTTGCCCAGGCTGACCAGGGCGTTGGCCGAGCGCTGGCGCGAGCAACTGCAACGGAAGTGGATGACCTGGGGATCGAACAGGCGCACGGTCTCTTCATGATAGAGGCGGTGCAGCACGGTTTCGTTGTCCAGGCCGAGCAGTTCTTCGGCGGTCAGGGTGTCGGCCAGTGTGGTCAGGTGCTGCCAGCTGGCCTCGCGGGCCTCGGGGTCCTTCAGGCGGTCGGCCGGCAGGGCCTGGAGCAGCATGCCGCGGGCGTTGCGGCCGTCGGCATTGAGCCAGAACCGGGTGGGCAGCTGCTGGGAGTTGTCGAAGTAGCCGGACAGGCATTCGGCCAGGGTCGTGCCGTCGAGGGCGACGATGCCCTGGTAGCGCTGGCCCTGCTTCGGGTCGACGGTCAGGGTCAGCGAACCTTCGGGCATCAGTTCGCGCAGACCGGCGCCGGGGGTGACCTGGCTCGCGTGATAACGGGCGATGCCACGCACTTCGCGGTCGCTGGAGCATTCCACCATCAGCAGCGGAACCGCGCCGGAGGAACGCGCCTGCAGCACCAGCAGGCCATCGAACTTGAGGGTGCCGACCAGCAGGGAAGCGGCGGCGAGCATTTCACCGAGCAGTTGGGCAACCGGTTCCGGGTAGGGATGCTTGGCCAGGACATGGGCGTAGCTCTCGCCGAGGGAAACCAGTTCGCCGCGCACGTCGGTGTCGTCGAACAGAAAACGTTGGGTGAAATCGGACATGCCGGACTCGCTGCATTTGGGCCAATTTGGCCGAAAGGCTGGCGATTTTATGCGCAAATCCGCTGCGTGACCAAGGGCCGGTTGTCTATCGGCGGCGCGGGCGTTTTCTATCGATCCGGAAGGCCCCTATTCGGAGCCACCCCGGAGGAAATGAATCTGCCGCCGCTGCTTCTTGGTCGGCCGGCCATCGGTCTG contains the following coding sequences:
- the hslO gene encoding Hsp33 family molecular chaperone HslO, producing the protein MSDFTQRFLFDDTDVRGELVSLGESYAHVLAKHPYPEPVAQLLGEMLAAASLLVGTLKFDGLLVLQARSSGAVPLLMVECSSDREVRGIARYHASQVTPGAGLRELMPEGSLTLTVDPKQGQRYQGIVALDGTTLAECLSGYFDNSQQLPTRFWLNADGRNARGMLLQALPADRLKDPEAREASWQHLTTLADTLTAEELLGLDNETVLHRLYHEETVRLFDPQVIHFRCSCSRQRSANALVSLGKEDAEALLQESGGTVVIDCQFCNQRYSFDAADIAQLFAGGGSAAPSETRH